In Alteracholeplasma palmae J233, a single genomic region encodes these proteins:
- the pepF gene encoding oligoendopeptidase F — translation MKKQLPKRSEVNVAHTWDLNTIYKDENAYEKTLELLLEQVISFKTKFEHKLNNAKTINDALTELQEIQGHLVRLSAYQSLFISVDATNPVNQTRSARFGNKYQTVLESITFITTELNEVSLDILEEAKKLSKENESYLEDVIKERAHILSSDAQKTVVALSQTLNAPYTNYQRFKINDMKFPDFEVNTKKFPNSFTLFENEWEYESNTEIRRKAYESFYDVLAQYQNGFASNYQAHLQKEKAFSKLKKFDSTIEYLLWNQDVSRDMMDRQIDVIMKELSPVMRKYARLLKKIHHLDELTYADLKIAIDPSFEPKVTIEESKNYLLDGLSILGSEYSKMVQRSFDERWTDFPQNIGKSTGGFCSSPYGANSFILVNWNGQMDEVMVLAHELGHAGHFQYANKYQNIFNTRPSMYFIEAPSTTNELIMSRHLVKNATDKRLKRWILSVMISRTYYHNFVTHLLEAAFQREVYTALDNNQPLTANTLNQYKLKVLKDFWKDDVVIPDYAGLTWMRQPHYFMGLYPYTYSAGLTLGTEVSKQLFEGTIKADEWINVLKAGGTKKPLDLAKMVGIDLSTDKALKNAIQFISNSVDEIERLTEELEK, via the coding sequence ATGAAAAAACAACTTCCAAAAAGAAGTGAAGTAAATGTAGCACATACATGGGATTTAAACACCATTTACAAAGATGAAAATGCATATGAAAAGACATTAGAGTTATTATTAGAACAAGTTATATCTTTTAAAACTAAATTTGAACACAAATTAAATAATGCTAAAACTATTAACGATGCTCTAACAGAATTACAAGAGATTCAAGGACACTTAGTTAGATTATCTGCATATCAAAGTTTATTTATATCAGTAGACGCAACCAATCCTGTTAACCAAACTAGATCTGCAAGATTTGGTAATAAATATCAAACAGTTTTAGAAAGCATTACATTTATCACAACAGAATTAAATGAAGTGAGCTTAGATATTTTAGAAGAAGCTAAAAAATTATCTAAAGAAAATGAATCATACTTAGAAGATGTAATCAAAGAAAGAGCACATATATTATCATCAGATGCTCAAAAAACAGTTGTGGCTTTATCACAAACATTAAATGCACCTTACACTAATTATCAAAGATTCAAAATTAATGATATGAAGTTTCCAGATTTTGAAGTCAACACTAAAAAGTTCCCTAATTCATTTACATTATTTGAAAACGAATGGGAATATGAAAGCAATACAGAAATAAGAAGAAAAGCTTATGAGTCATTCTATGATGTATTAGCTCAATACCAAAATGGTTTTGCAAGCAATTATCAAGCACACTTACAAAAAGAAAAAGCCTTTTCTAAACTTAAAAAGTTTGATTCTACAATTGAATATTTATTATGGAATCAAGACGTATCTCGTGATATGATGGATAGACAAATCGATGTCATCATGAAAGAATTATCACCAGTAATGAGAAAATATGCTAGATTATTGAAAAAAATTCACCATTTAGATGAATTAACATATGCTGACTTAAAGATTGCTATTGATCCTAGCTTTGAACCTAAAGTAACGATTGAAGAATCTAAAAACTATTTATTAGATGGACTTTCAATTTTAGGTAGTGAATACTCTAAAATGGTTCAACGCTCATTTGATGAAAGATGGACAGACTTTCCACAAAATATAGGTAAATCAACTGGTGGTTTTTGTTCATCCCCTTATGGTGCTAATTCATTTATTCTAGTGAATTGGAATGGACAAATGGATGAAGTAATGGTTTTAGCTCATGAATTAGGACATGCAGGTCATTTCCAATATGCAAATAAATATCAAAATATTTTTAATACAAGACCTTCTATGTACTTTATTGAAGCCCCATCAACAACCAACGAATTAATTATGAGTAGACATTTAGTCAAAAATGCTACAGATAAGAGATTAAAAAGATGGATCCTTTCTGTAATGATTTCTAGAACATATTATCATAACTTTGTTACTCACTTACTTGAAGCAGCATTCCAAAGAGAAGTATATACAGCATTAGATAACAATCAACCTCTTACTGCAAATACACTTAACCAATACAAACTTAAAGTCTTAAAAGACTTCTGGAAAGATGATGTAGTCATACCTGATTATGCAGGACTTACTTGGATGAGACAGCCACACTACTTTATGGGATTATATCCATATACTTACTCAGCTGGACTAACTTTAGGAACTGAAGTTTCTAAACAGTTATTTGAAGGAACAATTAAAGCTGATGAATGGATTAATGTTTTAAAGGCTGGAGGGACTAAAAAACCTTTAGATCTTGCTAAAATGGTAGGAATAGATTTAAGTACAGACAAAGCACTTAAAAATGCTATTCAATTCATCTCTAATTCAGTTGATGAAATTGAAAGATTAACAGAAGAATTGGAAAAATAA
- a CDS encoding GtrA family protein produces the protein MENKQSKLQILKFTLFSISAGIIQILSFTILNELLPLFNQDYGLNYIISLVLSILWNFTFNRKYTFKPTRNVKVAMLLILLFYCIFTPITVLLGNYAQQNGINEYIILAVTMILNFVLEFLYTKYFVYKKKKEEA, from the coding sequence ATGGAAAACAAACAATCAAAATTACAAATTTTAAAATTTACGCTTTTTTCAATTTCCGCTGGAATTATTCAAATTCTTAGTTTTACAATACTTAATGAATTGCTACCACTATTTAATCAAGACTATGGGTTAAACTATATTATTTCTTTAGTACTATCTATTTTATGGAATTTTACTTTTAATAGAAAATATACATTTAAACCTACTAGAAATGTTAAAGTAGCGATGTTACTAATTTTATTATTTTATTGTATCTTTACACCGATTACTGTTTTACTTGGAAATTACGCTCAACAAAACGGTATCAATGAATATATCATTTTAGCAGTAACAATGATTTTAAACTTTGTTTTAGAATTTTTATATACTAAATATTTTGTTTATAAAAAAAAGAAAGAAGAGGCTTAA
- a CDS encoding S66 family peptidase yields MIKPKKLQKGDKVAIVSLSSGILGEDFCKHTLEKGIERLHQLNLKPVFMENTLKGFSYIKDHPEKRAQDLKDAYYNKEIKAIICAIGGDDTYRILPYLIEDKTFIDYAKNNPKIFTGFSDTTNNHFFFHHIGIVSYYGFNFINDLAELDKEMLPYSKKSILQTFENFSQTEIKSSDIWYEERKKFDTTEVNTPRISHKETRGYEVLRGSGIVSGKLIGGCLESIYDMFYGTRHQEEKEIYEKYGILEQTGLWQDKILFIETSEEKPTPERYKELLEGLKVKKVLEKVKAILVGKPQDEAFYEECKKILLDATALYHTPILYNMNFGHGYPRTILPYGLEAQLDLDDKKITIKETFFQE; encoded by the coding sequence ATGATTAAACCTAAAAAACTTCAAAAAGGCGATAAAGTTGCCATTGTAAGTCTATCATCAGGGATATTAGGAGAAGACTTTTGTAAACACACTTTAGAAAAAGGGATAGAAAGACTACATCAGCTTAATTTAAAACCAGTATTTATGGAAAACACACTTAAAGGGTTCTCTTATATTAAAGATCATCCAGAAAAAAGGGCACAAGACTTAAAAGATGCTTATTATAACAAGGAAATTAAAGCCATTATTTGTGCAATCGGTGGTGATGATACATATAGAATTTTGCCATATTTAATTGAAGATAAAACATTTATAGATTATGCTAAAAATAACCCTAAAATTTTCACTGGCTTTTCAGACACTACCAATAATCATTTTTTCTTTCATCATATTGGAATTGTATCTTATTACGGCTTCAACTTTATTAATGATTTAGCTGAATTAGATAAAGAGATGTTACCATATTCTAAAAAATCTATATTACAAACTTTTGAAAACTTTTCTCAAACAGAGATTAAATCAAGTGATATTTGGTATGAAGAAAGAAAAAAGTTTGATACTACAGAAGTTAATACACCAAGAATTAGTCATAAAGAAACTAGAGGTTACGAAGTTTTAAGAGGCTCTGGAATAGTTTCTGGTAAACTTATAGGTGGCTGCTTAGAAAGCATTTATGATATGTTTTATGGAACTAGACACCAAGAAGAAAAAGAAATATATGAAAAGTATGGTATTTTAGAACAAACAGGTTTATGGCAAGATAAGATACTCTTTATTGAAACAAGTGAAGAAAAACCAACTCCAGAAAGATATAAAGAACTACTAGAAGGATTAAAGGTTAAAAAAGTATTAGAAAAGGTTAAAGCTATTTTAGTTGGTAAACCGCAAGATGAAGCATTTTATGAAGAATGTAAAAAGATTTTACTAGACGCAACAGCTTTGTATCATACACCTATTTTATATAATATGAACTTTGGACACGGATATCCACGAACAATCCTTCCTTATGGATTAGAAGCACAACTAGATTTAGATGATAAAAAAATTACAATTAAGGAGACCTTTTTTCAAGAATAA
- a CDS encoding NUDIX hydrolase — MKELWDAYDKDINKQELTLVRGEKIPKGYYHLVSEIIVYHKDKIILLTQRSFDKKIAPGLYEASSSGSVLKGETPLEAAKRELYEETGIKVTELIPTYKEIHEEFQTIFYGFIAKVDIQKDSIVLQKEETINYIWLSKEELLKLIQTDKYIPSHIKRLKEGLEKLDD, encoded by the coding sequence ATGAAAGAACTTTGGGATGCATATGATAAAGATATTAATAAACAGGAACTGACATTAGTAAGAGGTGAAAAAATACCTAAAGGTTATTATCACTTAGTCTCAGAAATAATTGTTTATCATAAAGATAAGATCATACTTTTAACACAAAGATCTTTTGATAAAAAGATTGCTCCTGGATTATATGAAGCCTCATCTAGCGGTTCAGTATTAAAAGGAGAAACGCCTTTAGAGGCAGCTAAAAGAGAACTTTATGAAGAAACTGGCATCAAAGTTACTGAACTTATACCTACATATAAGGAAATACATGAAGAGTTTCAAACTATTTTCTATGGTTTCATAGCTAAGGTAGATATCCAAAAAGATAGCATTGTTTTGCAAAAAGAAGAGACAATTAATTATATCTGGCTTAGTAAAGAAGAACTCTTAAAGTTGATTCAAACAGATAAATATATTCCAAGTCATATCAAAAGACTTAAGGAAGGGCTGGAAAAACTTGATGATTAA
- a CDS encoding NAD(P)/FAD-dependent oxidoreductase: MKKEILIIGGGPSGMMAAISAKTHFPLSNVTLIERNNELGMKMKLTGGGRCNVTATLPVSELVEYIPKNGKFLYSALNNFGPNEIIDFFEKEKCPLKVEDHFRVFPKSNKAQDIVDTLRNKIKTLKINIDYETLVSEINNDQKKVITNKKTYHYDHLIIATGGITLPKTGSDGTGHTLAKSIGHEITELLPAEVPLVSNDKVIADKTLQGLSFKDISISIYDKGKNKKTITHDMIITHFGLSGPVALRASFYVLNLLKKTSQPVEIRIDFMPKIKLNELIQLDPKKLEEVIKENEIPKRLLDYLKLETKDYLNLLKEFKLMIHDVRGFSQAFVTNGGVKVNEVDPKTMISKLDPNISFCGEVLDINAFTGGFNITSAFSTGYTAGKLGKEF; encoded by the coding sequence ATGAAAAAAGAAATTTTAATAATTGGTGGAGGACCTTCTGGAATGATGGCAGCTATTTCTGCTAAAACCCATTTTCCTTTAAGCAATGTTACTTTAATTGAAAGAAATAATGAACTTGGCATGAAAATGAAATTAACAGGAGGCGGAAGATGTAATGTCACTGCAACCCTTCCCGTTTCTGAGTTAGTTGAATATATTCCAAAAAATGGAAAATTCTTATATAGTGCTTTAAATAATTTTGGTCCTAATGAAATTATTGATTTTTTTGAAAAAGAGAAATGTCCTTTAAAAGTTGAAGATCACTTTAGAGTTTTTCCTAAGAGTAATAAAGCACAAGATATAGTAGATACTTTAAGAAATAAAATTAAAACTTTAAAAATTAATATTGACTATGAAACACTAGTCTCAGAGATTAATAATGATCAAAAAAAAGTTATAACTAATAAAAAAACGTATCACTATGACCACCTTATTATCGCAACCGGAGGAATTACATTACCTAAAACCGGTTCTGATGGTACAGGGCATACACTTGCTAAAAGCATTGGTCATGAAATCACTGAATTATTACCAGCAGAAGTGCCGCTTGTTTCAAATGATAAAGTAATAGCAGATAAAACGTTACAAGGACTTTCTTTTAAAGATATTAGCATTTCTATTTATGATAAAGGAAAAAATAAAAAAACAATTACTCACGATATGATTATTACACATTTTGGTTTATCAGGGCCTGTAGCATTAAGGGCAAGTTTTTATGTCTTAAATTTACTTAAAAAAACTAGCCAACCAGTTGAAATTAGAATTGATTTTATGCCTAAAATTAAATTAAATGAATTAATTCAACTAGACCCAAAAAAATTAGAAGAAGTAATAAAAGAAAATGAGATACCTAAAAGACTATTAGACTATTTAAAATTAGAGACAAAAGATTATCTAAACTTACTAAAAGAATTTAAGTTAATGATTCACGATGTTAGAGGTTTTAGCCAAGCATTTGTCACTAATGGTGGGGTAAAGGTCAATGAAGTTGATCCTAAGACAATGATATCTAAACTAGACCCTAATATTTCTTTTTGTGGTGAAGTATTAGATATTAATGCCTTTACAGGTGGCTTTAATATTACATCAGCTTTTTCAACTGGATATACAGCTGGAAAATTAGGAAAGGAGTTTTAA
- a CDS encoding HIT family protein encodes MCLLCERIQQIKDNKNPYFVKELETGYVVIGDHQRFYGYTLFLSKTHVTELHLLEKKTREKYLLEMALVSEACYKAFKADKMNIESLGNGDAHLHFHLFPRKQGDMPIKGPVWWVPKEEMYDESQRPSMKELEKLKHQLKNELDKLLKERSQ; translated from the coding sequence ATGTGTCTATTGTGCGAAAGAATTCAACAAATTAAAGATAATAAAAACCCTTATTTTGTAAAAGAACTAGAAACAGGATATGTTGTCATTGGTGATCATCAAAGATTTTATGGATACACACTCTTCTTATCTAAAACACATGTCACTGAATTGCATCTTTTAGAAAAGAAGACAAGAGAAAAATATCTTCTAGAAATGGCTTTAGTTTCTGAAGCATGTTATAAAGCATTTAAAGCAGATAAGATGAATATAGAGTCACTAGGAAACGGTGATGCTCATCTACACTTTCATTTATTCCCAAGAAAACAAGGAGACATGCCTATTAAAGGACCTGTTTGGTGGGTGCCAAAAGAAGAAATGTATGATGAATCACAAAGACCAAGTATGAAAGAATTAGAAAAGTTAAAGCATCAACTTAAAAATGAATTAGATAAATTACTAAAGGAAAGATCACAATGA
- a CDS encoding ParA family protein produces the protein MILTYFCKKGGVGKTTVLGENAAYLASIGKKVMIVSIDDQNSVFEMFGKSKEVFNREDNFIEHILTNSITIDAAIIPIRENLDALKTLNIDMISKKLTLERPFEKEFVQMIKELDKKYDYVFVDLPPSSNRTSEVLFELCDQIILIVELNKLGVNGFYNTLQYFTDCGIELDKIKYVLPNGFSKMKSVPSVALEEIDVITKENLRNANVLKPIPEKANIQTLQQRGISVFDLDTTGLNPYQKNQKKILVEVFTELFETIKF, from the coding sequence ATGATTCTAACTTATTTCTGTAAAAAAGGTGGCGTAGGAAAGACAACAGTTCTTGGTGAGAATGCTGCTTATTTAGCTTCAATAGGTAAAAAGGTAATGATAGTTAGCATAGATGATCAAAACTCTGTTTTTGAAATGTTTGGTAAGTCTAAAGAAGTATTTAATAGAGAAGATAATTTTATTGAACATATCTTAACAAATAGTATTACAATTGATGCTGCTATTATTCCAATAAGAGAGAACTTAGATGCGCTTAAGACATTAAATATCGACATGATTTCAAAAAAATTAACTTTAGAACGACCATTTGAAAAAGAATTTGTTCAAATGATTAAAGAACTTGATAAAAAATATGATTATGTTTTTGTGGATTTACCACCTTCAAGTAATAGAACAAGCGAAGTATTATTTGAATTATGTGATCAAATTATTCTTATTGTAGAACTTAATAAACTTGGAGTTAATGGTTTTTATAACACCCTTCAATACTTTACAGATTGTGGCATTGAACTTGATAAAATTAAGTATGTCCTACCTAATGGATTTTCAAAAATGAAATCTGTTCCTAGTGTTGCATTAGAAGAGATTGATGTTATTACAAAAGAAAATTTAAGAAATGCAAATGTTTTAAAGCCAATTCCGGAAAAAGCAAATATTCAAACCCTTCAGCAAAGAGGTATATCCGTTTTTGATTTAGATACCACAGGATTAAATCCATACCAAAAGAATCAAAAGAAAATTTTAGTTGAAGTTTTTACTGAATTATTTGAAACAATTAAATTTTAA
- a CDS encoding GGDEF domain-containing protein has translation MADALGKVSINIFMSVFLFIFIYIAYFTLDKKDKISKLYIAMLLTNIVVLLLEILASLVEGEKGYHIHIILYASYMTIFILGVFLSFYWYLIMKKFFKPSSSKFKAIEFFLLIVQILNIVIILFTPFAKQIFYIDDNNIYHRSYGFYYQSLAVYYYPLLAFYTLIRERKKILKEDFIILSTAILMPFIGVILQFIYYGTLIIWSSTGIGLVLTYIFLKQKMVQYDALTGTWNRGSLFRYLEQRKKVNKKNLFGVLSFDLDGLKSINDIHGHNSGDYAIIAAVNIIRTVIGRNIITRMGGDEFIAVIDSKEVLELERIKSEINKQEELFNVNRKLPFEVKISIGYGVFDSDKIQFDEFIDSIDKLMYIDKNNRKKNREAD, from the coding sequence ATGGCAGATGCATTAGGTAAAGTTTCAATTAATATTTTTATGTCAGTTTTTTTATTTATCTTCATATATATAGCATATTTTACTTTAGATAAAAAAGATAAAATAAGTAAATTATATATCGCAATGTTACTCACTAATATTGTAGTTTTATTGCTTGAAATACTTGCAAGTTTGGTAGAAGGTGAAAAAGGATATCATATACATATTATTCTATATGCATCATATATGACTATTTTTATTCTAGGAGTCTTCTTATCATTTTATTGGTATTTAATCATGAAAAAGTTTTTTAAGCCAAGCTCTAGTAAATTTAAAGCAATTGAGTTTTTTCTACTGATTGTACAAATTCTTAATATTGTTATTATATTATTTACACCATTTGCAAAACAAATTTTTTATATTGATGATAATAATATTTATCATAGATCTTATGGCTTTTATTATCAATCATTAGCTGTATACTATTACCCATTATTAGCATTTTATACATTAATTAGAGAAAGAAAGAAAATACTAAAAGAGGATTTTATCATTTTATCAACTGCTATCTTAATGCCGTTTATTGGTGTAATATTACAATTTATTTATTATGGTACACTAATTATTTGGTCAAGCACTGGTATTGGATTGGTACTCACTTATATTTTCTTGAAACAAAAAATGGTTCAATATGATGCACTTACTGGAACTTGGAATAGAGGGTCTTTATTTAGATATCTAGAACAAAGAAAAAAAGTAAATAAGAAGAATCTTTTCGGTGTGTTATCATTTGATTTAGATGGATTAAAATCAATTAATGATATACATGGGCATAATTCAGGCGATTACGCTATTATTGCGGCTGTTAATATCATAAGAACAGTTATTGGCAGAAATATTATTACTAGAATGGGTGGGGATGAGTTTATAGCAGTTATAGACTCAAAAGAGGTATTAGAATTAGAAAGAATTAAAAGTGAGATTAATAAACAAGAAGAATTATTTAATGTTAATCGTAAATTGCCTTTTGAAGTCAAAATATCGATTGGCTATGGAGTGTTTGATAGTGATAAAATTCAGTTTGATGAATTTATTGATAGTATTGATAAACTGATGTATATAGATAAAAATAATAGAAAGAAAAATAGGGAAGCTGATTAG
- a CDS encoding HAD-IC family P-type ATPase produces the protein MLKGLSQEEVEKRIQEKKVNITKKGSSKRISEIIFTNVFTFFNMLSIGIVIWLITINEHKNAMGVFIIFANTMIGIIQEIKAKKAIDKLSLINEEKVVVIREGNYLEINPKNIVLNDLVVFTKGKQIIVDGKIKEGTLEINESLLTGEAKPVIKTIGDQVHAGSFVVSGKAVIEALFIGKDTYVEKLTKEAKIYKKPQSEIFRSLQLMMRYIGVIIIPLGLLLFFIALNDGVAYKVAVKSISGALLGMIPSGLFLLTSTALAASVVKLSKSKVLVQELYCIETLARVNVLCLDKTGTITDGTMSVYNTLKINTLDNYDNYELISEYIKSQNNDNETSQAIEIYFNKSQLNFKIKNNMPFSSERKYSYVEYQELGKFFLGAPEFILKENYHVIKEEVEKQASNGYRVLLFAYEENEKIVPLEIILVEDNIRSSALDTIKFFKENDVKIKIISGDNPITVSNIAKKVEVDGAELYCDLTNMSDEEVKISALKYNVFGRSNPEQKRIIIRTLKEHKYKVAMTGDGVNDILALKEADTSIALASGSEAARNVSQLVLMDSDFSSMPKVVVEGRKVINNIEMVAVLFLTKTIFSVLLAVLTLFFSTNYPLIPIQLTLISFFTIGFPAFLLAFQPNKKLVTGRFSYNILLKTIPGSFVVAFFCLVIYALSGFLKITDTKTVSSLVFYTTVVTTYMVLFKTCLKLNLFRKILLSVMAVGISFYVLVFPKFFELVALYHLKINELIFLAVLCSLIYPVYKLFSLITEKIIKKRISKWYNI, from the coding sequence ATGCTAAAGGGCCTGAGTCAAGAAGAAGTAGAAAAACGCATCCAGGAGAAAAAGGTTAATATTACAAAAAAAGGAAGCAGTAAAAGAATTAGTGAAATTATATTTACTAATGTGTTTACTTTTTTCAATATGTTAAGCATAGGAATAGTTATTTGGCTTATTACAATTAATGAGCATAAAAATGCTATGGGTGTTTTTATTATTTTTGCAAACACAATGATAGGAATCATTCAAGAAATAAAAGCTAAAAAAGCAATTGATAAATTATCATTAATAAATGAAGAAAAAGTGGTAGTTATTAGGGAAGGCAATTATTTAGAAATTAATCCTAAAAATATAGTTTTAAATGATTTAGTTGTATTTACTAAAGGAAAACAAATCATAGTAGATGGTAAAATTAAGGAAGGTACATTAGAGATTAATGAATCCCTTCTAACAGGAGAGGCAAAACCTGTTATAAAAACAATTGGTGATCAAGTACATGCAGGGAGCTTTGTTGTTTCAGGAAAAGCAGTTATAGAAGCTTTATTTATTGGAAAAGATACCTACGTTGAAAAACTTACAAAAGAAGCAAAAATTTATAAAAAACCCCAGTCAGAAATATTTAGAAGTTTACAACTAATGATGAGATATATTGGAGTCATTATTATTCCATTAGGGCTCTTATTATTTTTTATAGCGCTCAATGATGGTGTGGCCTATAAGGTTGCGGTTAAATCCATTTCTGGGGCACTTTTAGGGATGATTCCTTCAGGACTCTTCTTACTAACTAGCACTGCACTAGCAGCAAGCGTTGTTAAACTGTCTAAATCAAAAGTCTTGGTCCAAGAACTCTATTGTATAGAAACACTTGCCAGAGTCAATGTGCTCTGCTTAGATAAAACTGGGACTATTACAGATGGAACTATGAGTGTTTATAATACGCTCAAGATCAATACTCTAGATAATTACGATAATTATGAATTGATTTCAGAATATATTAAAAGCCAAAACAATGATAATGAAACTAGTCAGGCAATTGAAATTTACTTTAATAAATCTCAGCTTAATTTTAAGATAAAAAATAATATGCCTTTTTCTAGTGAAAGAAAATATAGTTATGTTGAATATCAAGAATTAGGTAAGTTTTTCTTAGGAGCACCCGAATTTATACTAAAAGAAAACTATCATGTAATCAAAGAAGAGGTTGAAAAACAAGCTTCAAATGGATATAGAGTGTTGTTGTTTGCATATGAAGAAAATGAAAAAATCGTACCACTAGAAATTATTTTAGTAGAAGATAATATTAGAAGTAGTGCATTAGATACAATTAAGTTCTTTAAAGAAAATGATGTAAAAATTAAAATTATATCAGGAGATAACCCAATAACAGTTTCAAATATCGCAAAAAAGGTGGAAGTGGATGGAGCAGAATTATACTGTGATTTGACAAATATGTCAGATGAAGAAGTTAAAATCAGTGCTTTAAAATATAATGTTTTTGGAAGAAGTAATCCTGAACAAAAACGTATCATCATTAGAACACTTAAAGAACATAAGTATAAAGTAGCTATGACAGGGGACGGTGTCAATGATATTCTGGCACTAAAAGAAGCAGATACTTCGATTGCGTTAGCATCAGGAAGTGAAGCCGCAAGAAATGTTTCACAACTTGTTTTGATGGATTCAGATTTTTCTTCTATGCCTAAAGTTGTTGTAGAAGGAAGAAAAGTAATTAATAATATTGAGATGGTTGCGGTATTATTTTTAACCAAAACAATATTCTCAGTTTTACTAGCAGTGTTAACTTTATTTTTTAGTACAAATTACCCTCTAATTCCAATTCAACTAACTTTAATTAGTTTCTTTACAATTGGTTTCCCGGCATTTTTACTAGCCTTCCAACCTAATAAAAAATTAGTTACTGGAAGATTTAGTTATAATATTTTACTTAAAACGATTCCAGGATCGTTTGTGGTAGCCTTTTTTTGCCTAGTGATATATGCTTTATCAGGTTTTCTAAAAATTACTGATACGAAAACTGTATCTAGTTTAGTTTTCTATACCACTGTAGTTACAACATATATGGTTTTATTTAAGACTTGTCTTAAACTAAATTTATTTAGAAAAATTTTACTCAGTGTAATGGCAGTAGGAATTTCCTTTTATGTACTGGTCTTTCCAAAATTCTTTGAACTAGTAGCACTATATCATTTAAAAATAAATGAACTCATTTTTTTAGCAGTCTTATGTTCACTGATATATCCAGTTTATAAGCTGTTTTCACTAATAACAGAAAAAATTATAAAAAAAAGAATATCAAAATGGTATAATATATAA
- a CDS encoding lysophospholipid acyltransferase family protein — protein MNDDKNNQYDPNEGTLETIKARPVTLKDDYKFFNKNIFFRLLSLFFIFSIKIFVEYLIARPFMGFRVKNKKYAKSLKKEGYVIISNHIHPIDTFMIGTTVLPKKIYAIMRESNLGVPIFGKVMRFSGGVPIPTKMKLFGKFLRLIPNELKSKKAILVMPETALIPYHVGIRPFSSGAFRIAINANSKILPVVYVYKKQRFLSKIFRSKPDFQLHFLEPVEVLDKGNTHDTVEFYKNYLHEVMTKYFNENSDLI, from the coding sequence ATGAATGATGATAAAAATAATCAATATGATCCAAATGAAGGCACATTAGAAACTATTAAAGCTAGACCTGTTACACTAAAAGATGATTATAAGTTTTTTAATAAAAACATTTTTTTTAGACTCTTATCACTCTTTTTTATTTTTTCAATTAAAATTTTTGTTGAATATTTAATAGCGCGTCCTTTTATGGGTTTTAGAGTGAAAAATAAAAAATATGCAAAGTCATTGAAAAAAGAAGGTTATGTGATTATAAGTAATCATATCCACCCAATAGATACTTTTATGATTGGGACAACAGTGCTTCCTAAAAAAATATATGCAATTATGAGAGAAAGTAATCTAGGTGTTCCCATTTTTGGAAAAGTCATGCGCTTTTCAGGAGGAGTTCCAATTCCAACTAAAATGAAGCTGTTTGGTAAATTTTTAAGACTGATTCCAAATGAACTTAAAAGTAAAAAAGCTATCCTAGTTATGCCAGAAACTGCGTTAATTCCATATCATGTTGGTATTAGACCTTTTAGTAGTGGTGCCTTTAGAATTGCTATTAATGCAAATTCAAAAATACTTCCTGTAGTTTATGTTTATAAAAAGCAACGCTTCTTGTCTAAAATTTTTAGAAGCAAGCCTGATTTCCAATTACATTTTTTAGAACCTGTAGAAGTTCTTGATAAAGGGAATACACATGATACTGTAGAATTTTATAAAAATTATTTACATGAAGTAATGACAAAGTATTTTAATGAAAATAGTGATTTAATATAA